From a region of the Mycobacteroides saopaulense genome:
- a CDS encoding ABC-F family ATP-binding cassette domain-containing protein → MSHVQLDAIGYHLPDGRALLHDVSLRVGEGSKTALIGPNGTGKTTLLRIIAGDSPSHDGAVARGGQLGVMRQFIGSVRDDSTVRDLLLSVAPDRIRLAADRMDRAELALMERDSEQDQLTYAQALADWADAGGYEFETACDVHTLAALGIPYELARFRGVNTLSGGQQKRLVLESLLRGPHDVLLLDEPDNYLDVPAKRWLEERLAESTKTILFVSHDRELINRAAGQVATLEPTRSGSTLWVHPGSFATYHQAREDRNAKLAELRRRWDEQRAALRDLVVMYRQKAAYNSDMASRLQAAETRLRRFDEAGPPEAVPLRQNVRMCLSGGRTAKRAVIAENLELSGLTKPFDAELWYGDRVAVLGGNGTGKSHFLRLLACGGSDPEPDQLPVGDMIPEAVRHNGRLRLGARVRPGWFAQTHHHAGLMERTLLDILHHGDERRAGHGREQASRILDRYGLAPSAEQTFGSLSGGQQGRFQILLLELMGSTLLLLDEPTDNLDLHSAEALEDALAAFDGTVIAVTHDRWFARTFTRFLIFGEDGKVKESAVPQWV, encoded by the coding sequence ATGAGCCATGTGCAGCTCGATGCCATCGGCTATCACCTCCCGGACGGCAGAGCGCTACTCCACGATGTCAGCTTGCGTGTCGGTGAAGGCAGCAAAACCGCGCTGATCGGCCCTAACGGAACCGGTAAGACCACACTGTTACGCATCATCGCCGGCGATAGCCCCTCGCACGACGGGGCCGTCGCCCGCGGCGGGCAGCTCGGCGTGATGCGACAGTTCATCGGATCCGTACGTGATGATTCGACGGTCCGCGACCTGCTGCTGTCCGTGGCACCCGATCGCATCAGGCTGGCCGCCGACCGGATGGACCGTGCGGAGCTGGCACTCATGGAGCGCGACAGCGAGCAGGATCAGCTCACGTACGCGCAGGCGCTGGCCGACTGGGCGGATGCGGGCGGCTACGAGTTCGAGACCGCGTGCGACGTACACACCTTGGCTGCGCTCGGAATTCCCTACGAGCTGGCCAGATTCCGTGGTGTCAACACGCTGTCCGGAGGACAGCAGAAACGCCTGGTGCTCGAGTCGCTGCTGCGTGGGCCGCATGACGTGCTGCTGCTCGATGAGCCCGACAACTATCTCGATGTGCCGGCGAAGCGCTGGCTCGAGGAGAGACTTGCCGAGTCGACCAAGACCATCTTGTTCGTGAGCCACGACCGCGAGCTGATCAACCGTGCGGCCGGACAGGTCGCCACGTTGGAACCGACCCGATCCGGATCGACCCTGTGGGTGCATCCGGGCTCGTTCGCGACCTATCACCAGGCCCGCGAGGACCGCAATGCCAAGCTCGCCGAATTGCGCCGCCGCTGGGATGAACAGCGCGCGGCGCTTCGGGATCTGGTGGTGATGTATCGGCAGAAGGCGGCCTACAACTCCGATATGGCCAGCCGGCTGCAAGCGGCCGAGACCCGGCTGCGCCGCTTCGATGAGGCAGGGCCACCCGAAGCGGTTCCGCTGCGCCAGAACGTCCGCATGTGTCTTAGCGGCGGCCGCACCGCCAAGCGTGCCGTGATCGCGGAGAACCTCGAATTAAGCGGTCTGACAAAGCCATTCGACGCCGAATTGTGGTACGGCGATCGGGTCGCGGTCCTGGGCGGTAACGGCACCGGCAAGTCGCATTTCCTGCGCCTGCTGGCGTGCGGGGGCAGTGACCCCGAGCCGGATCAGTTGCCGGTGGGCGACATGATTCCCGAAGCCGTGCGCCACAACGGACGACTACGGCTGGGCGCGCGGGTACGTCCGGGGTGGTTCGCACAGACGCACCATCACGCGGGCCTGATGGAACGCACGCTGCTCGACATCCTGCATCACGGGGACGAACGGCGGGCCGGTCACGGTCGCGAGCAGGCCTCGCGGATCCTGGACCGCTACGGGCTGGCGCCGTCGGCCGAGCAGACCTTCGGCTCGCTCTCGGGTGGACAACAGGGCCGGTTTCAGATCCTGCTGCTGGAGTTGATGGGGTCGACACTGCTGCTGCTCGACGAGCCGACCGACAACCTGGACCTGCATTCGGCGGAGGCGCTCGAAGATGCGTTGGCAGCCTTCGACGGCACGGTCATCGCCGTCACCCACGATCGATGGTTCGCGCGGACCTTCACCCGCTTCCTCATTTTCGGTGAGGACGGCAAGGTGAAGGAATCGGCTGTACCCCAATGGGTTTAG
- the tyrS gene encoding tyrosine--tRNA ligase, with protein sequence MIVSVASILDELTWRGLIAQTTDLDALAAEVAKGPISVYGGFDPTAASLHAGHLVPLLTLSRFQRAGHRPIVLAGGATGLIGDPRDTSERSLHGADTVAEWAGRIRGQLERFVEFNDTATGAIVANNLDWTGQLSALEFLRDLGKHFSVNVMLDRETIRRRLEGDGISYTEFSYMLLQANDYVQLHRKYGCSLQIGGSDQWGNIVAGVRLARQLDGAAVHALTVPLVTSADGAKFGKSTGGGNLWLDPEMTSPYAWYQYFINTADADVLRYLRWFTFLSADEIGELETATAERAHERAAQRRLAAEVTTLVHGESATQAVELASGALFGRGELDRLDESTLTAALTEAGNGEPARLADGEPDTIVDLLVISGLSESKGAARRTIKEGGVYVNNARIDAEDWTPSEGNYLTGGWLVLRRGKRNIAGVQRVR encoded by the coding sequence ATGATCGTCTCCGTGGCATCCATCCTCGACGAGCTGACCTGGCGCGGCCTCATCGCGCAAACGACGGACCTTGACGCACTCGCTGCCGAGGTAGCGAAGGGACCGATCAGCGTCTATGGAGGCTTTGATCCCACCGCCGCGAGTCTGCATGCCGGGCACTTGGTGCCCCTGCTCACCCTGAGCCGCTTCCAGCGTGCCGGGCACCGCCCCATCGTGCTGGCCGGGGGTGCCACCGGGCTCATCGGCGATCCGCGCGACACCTCCGAACGCAGCCTGCACGGCGCGGATACGGTGGCCGAATGGGCGGGCCGAATTCGCGGCCAGTTGGAACGCTTCGTCGAATTCAACGACACCGCCACCGGAGCCATCGTCGCGAACAACCTCGACTGGACCGGCCAACTGTCCGCCCTGGAATTCCTGCGAGACCTCGGCAAGCACTTCTCGGTCAACGTCATGCTGGACCGCGAGACCATTCGCAGGCGCCTTGAGGGTGACGGCATCTCCTACACCGAGTTCTCCTACATGCTGTTGCAGGCCAACGATTACGTGCAGTTGCACCGCAAGTACGGCTGCTCACTACAGATCGGCGGCTCGGATCAGTGGGGAAACATCGTCGCCGGTGTCCGGCTGGCCCGCCAGCTCGACGGGGCAGCCGTGCACGCCCTGACCGTTCCGTTGGTGACATCGGCCGACGGGGCCAAATTCGGCAAGTCCACCGGCGGCGGGAACCTCTGGCTTGACCCGGAGATGACCAGCCCCTACGCCTGGTACCAATACTTCATCAACACCGCCGATGCCGACGTGCTGCGGTACCTGCGCTGGTTCACCTTCCTGTCCGCCGACGAGATCGGCGAGTTGGAAACCGCGACGGCGGAACGGGCCCACGAGCGGGCCGCCCAACGCCGCCTGGCCGCCGAGGTGACCACCCTGGTGCATGGCGAAAGTGCAACCCAGGCTGTGGAACTGGCCAGCGGGGCGTTGTTCGGCCGCGGCGAGCTGGACCGGCTCGACGAGAGCACGCTGACCGCCGCCCTCACCGAGGCCGGCAACGGGGAGCCCGCGCGTCTCGCCGACGGCGAACCCGACACCATCGTGGATCTGCTGGTGATCAGCGGACTTTCGGAGAGCAAGGGCGCCGCACGCCGCACCATCAAGGAAGGTGGCGTGTACGTCAACAACGCCAGGATCGACGCCGAGGATTGGACGCCCAGCGAGGGTAACTACCTGACCGGCGGCTGGCTGGTGCTGCGCCGCGGCAAGCGAAACATTGCCGGAGTGCAGCGAGTTCGCTAG
- a CDS encoding ADP-ribosylglycohydrolase family protein, which produces MPDTRVRATLLGGALGDALGGFVEFDSIEQIRLQFGRDGITEPPAGRPMLITDDTQMTLFTAEALIRARCAPDHDPSAIAHRSYLRWLHTQGGQAPADVIDGWLVTVPELHSLRAPGNTCLTALQSTNSPARERGSRTHRLNNSKGCGAVMRAAPIGLTGDDPATVFALSADLGALTHSHPSGYLSAAALSVIIREVSVGTALPLAIEAAILLLRDESGHEETYRALLHAVELADTRLSPEQIEARLGGGWVGEEALAIGVYAALAARDFKHGIRLSVNHSGDSDSTGSITGNILGARWEQQALPPDWLERLELREVITTVADDLAGSPQPHWNDWYPAH; this is translated from the coding sequence ATGCCTGACACACGAGTGCGCGCGACACTGCTCGGCGGTGCCCTGGGTGATGCCCTGGGCGGGTTTGTCGAATTCGACAGCATCGAGCAGATCCGATTGCAGTTCGGCCGCGACGGCATCACCGAACCGCCGGCCGGCCGGCCGATGCTCATCACCGACGACACCCAGATGACGCTGTTCACCGCCGAAGCGCTCATCCGGGCCCGCTGCGCACCCGATCACGATCCCAGCGCGATCGCGCACCGCTCCTATCTGCGCTGGCTGCACACTCAGGGCGGTCAGGCACCAGCCGACGTGATCGACGGCTGGCTGGTCACCGTCCCCGAGCTGCATTCGCTGCGCGCGCCCGGAAATACCTGCCTGACGGCGCTCCAATCCACCAATTCCCCTGCCCGGGAACGTGGTTCGCGTACTCATCGGCTGAACAATTCCAAGGGGTGCGGCGCGGTGATGCGGGCCGCACCTATCGGGTTGACGGGGGACGACCCCGCCACCGTCTTCGCCCTATCCGCCGATCTCGGTGCCCTGACGCACTCGCATCCGAGTGGCTACCTGAGTGCGGCCGCGCTGTCGGTGATCATCCGGGAGGTCAGCGTCGGCACCGCGTTGCCGTTGGCGATTGAGGCCGCGATTCTGCTGCTCCGGGACGAGTCCGGCCATGAAGAGACCTATCGGGCGCTGCTCCACGCCGTCGAACTCGCGGACACCCGGCTGTCGCCCGAACAGATCGAGGCCCGGCTCGGCGGCGGCTGGGTCGGGGAGGAGGCGCTGGCCATCGGCGTTTATGCGGCGCTGGCTGCGCGCGACTTCAAGCATGGAATCCGGCTGTCGGTGAACCACTCCGGCGACTCCGACTCCACCGGATCCATCACCGGGAACATCCTCGGCGCCAGGTGGGAACAGCAGGCACTGCCGCCGGACTGGCTCGAAAGACTCGAATTACGCGAGGTCATCACCACCGTCGCGGATGACCTCGCCGGCAGCCCGCAACCGCACTGGAATGACTGGTATCCGGCGCACTGA
- a CDS encoding DNA-3-methyladenine glycosylase → MSAEILQTHPVKAARRLLGATIESRGVSALIVEVEAYGGVPEGPWPDPASHSFRGPTNRNRVMFGPAGHLYVYLSHGIHLCANVVCGPDGVAGGVLMRAAAIVDGAPLCWQRRPTARNEAGLARGPGNLGAALGITPGDNGVDVFSAAGPVRVMLNPKRKAQSGPRVGVSVAADRPWRFWLPEYPEVSVYRRSPRAPQPETGSYASIDA, encoded by the coding sequence ATGAGCGCAGAGATTCTGCAGACCCATCCGGTAAAGGCCGCGCGGCGCCTGCTCGGCGCCACCATCGAATCTCGTGGGGTGAGCGCGCTGATCGTCGAGGTGGAGGCGTATGGCGGCGTACCCGAGGGCCCGTGGCCCGATCCCGCCTCGCATTCGTTTCGCGGTCCGACGAATCGCAACCGGGTGATGTTCGGACCCGCCGGCCACCTGTACGTCTACCTGAGCCACGGCATTCACCTGTGCGCCAACGTGGTGTGCGGCCCCGACGGTGTCGCCGGCGGTGTGCTCATGCGGGCCGCGGCGATCGTCGACGGGGCACCGCTGTGCTGGCAGCGGCGGCCCACCGCTCGCAACGAGGCCGGCTTGGCGCGCGGCCCTGGAAACCTCGGGGCCGCGCTCGGAATCACCCCGGGGGACAACGGCGTCGATGTCTTCTCCGCTGCCGGCCCGGTACGGGTGATGCTGAACCCCAAGCGCAAGGCCCAGTCCGGGCCACGGGTGGGTGTCAGCGTGGCGGCGGACCGTCCCTGGCGGTTTTGGCTGCCCGAGTACCCCGAGGTGTCCGTCTATCGGCGCAGTCCCCGTGCACCACAACCGGAGACTGGTTCATATGCCTCGATCGATGCCTGA
- a CDS encoding ABC transporter ATP-binding protein, whose protein sequence is MMSSSNGELATGKHRAAIDVENLRVVRGGHKALDDVSLRIARGTITGLLGPSGCGKTTLMRCVVGTQVIESGSVRVLGMDAGSPALRHRIGYVTQNPTIYNDLRAIDNVRYFAALYGRTKADADAALDSVGLRSHRLAYCGALSGGQRGRVSLACALVTQPELLVLDEPTVGLDPVMRADLWEQFERLAIGGTTLLISSHVMDEADHCGDLVLIRDGHVLAHTTPRQLRRDTHCDGLEEAFLSVIRSSQAAAV, encoded by the coding sequence ATGATGAGTTCATCAAATGGTGAATTAGCTACCGGAAAACATCGGGCCGCCATCGACGTGGAGAACCTGCGTGTGGTCCGCGGTGGCCACAAGGCCCTGGACGATGTCTCGCTGCGGATCGCCCGGGGCACGATCACGGGACTGTTGGGGCCGTCCGGTTGCGGCAAGACAACGCTGATGCGCTGCGTTGTCGGTACTCAGGTCATCGAATCCGGCTCGGTGCGCGTGCTCGGCATGGATGCGGGTTCCCCCGCGCTGCGCCACCGCATCGGCTATGTCACGCAGAATCCGACGATCTACAACGACCTGCGAGCGATCGACAACGTGCGGTACTTTGCCGCGCTATACGGCCGCACCAAGGCCGATGCCGACGCAGCACTCGATTCGGTGGGTCTGCGCTCACACCGGCTGGCCTACTGCGGTGCCCTCTCGGGTGGGCAGCGCGGACGCGTTTCACTCGCCTGTGCGCTGGTCACGCAGCCGGAGCTGTTGGTGCTCGACGAACCCACGGTGGGCCTGGACCCGGTGATGCGGGCCGACCTATGGGAACAGTTCGAACGCCTCGCGATCGGCGGCACCACCCTGCTGATCTCCAGTCACGTGATGGACGAGGCCGACCATTGCGGTGATCTGGTGCTCATCCGCGACGGCCACGTGCTCGCCCACACGACTCCGCGGCAGCTGCGCCGCGACACCCACTGTGACGGCCTGGAAGAGGCGTTCCTCTCGGTGATCCGAAGCAGCCAGGCGGCGGCCGTCTAG
- a CDS encoding ABC transporter permease, which translates to MYANAYMATTGRVLRQLRADHRSMAMILLIPSLLITLLYFLYQDLPSAPNRPSPFSTACLFVLGLIPFVVMFLITSISMQRERVSGTLERILTTPLRRFDLLASYGTAFSLAAAAQATIACLVSYGLLGLVTAAGAQWVFLIAIGNAVLGVGLGLLCSAFARTEFQAVQFMPVVVIPQLLLCGILVPRAAMPEWLQWFSNVMPVSYAVEALQQLGSHPELTGVAARDIAVVFACAAVALCLAAATLRRRTP; encoded by the coding sequence ATGTACGCCAATGCCTATATGGCCACCACCGGACGGGTACTGCGCCAGCTACGCGCTGATCATCGCAGCATGGCGATGATCCTGCTCATCCCCAGCCTGCTGATCACCTTGCTGTACTTCCTGTATCAAGACCTGCCGTCGGCGCCGAATCGGCCATCTCCGTTCAGCACCGCGTGCCTGTTCGTGCTCGGGCTCATCCCGTTTGTGGTGATGTTTCTCATCACGTCGATTTCGATGCAGCGCGAAAGGGTTTCGGGGACCTTGGAGCGCATCCTCACCACTCCCCTGCGCCGTTTTGATCTGCTGGCCAGCTACGGCACGGCCTTCTCGCTGGCGGCCGCGGCCCAGGCCACCATCGCCTGCCTGGTTTCCTACGGCCTGCTGGGACTCGTCACGGCCGCAGGGGCGCAATGGGTGTTTCTCATCGCGATTGGTAATGCCGTCCTGGGAGTCGGGCTTGGCCTGCTGTGTAGCGCGTTCGCCCGCACGGAATTTCAGGCCGTGCAGTTCATGCCGGTGGTGGTGATTCCGCAGCTGCTGCTCTGCGGCATTCTCGTACCCCGCGCGGCAATGCCCGAATGGCTGCAATGGTTCAGTAACGTGATGCCGGTGAGTTACGCGGTGGAGGCGTTGCAGCAGCTGGGTAGTCACCCGGAACTGACGGGTGTGGCGGCAAGGGATATCGCGGTGGTATTCGCATGCGCCGCAGTGGCACTGTGTCTGGCCGCGGCCACGCTGCGCCGCCGGACGCCATGA
- a CDS encoding TetR/AcrR family transcriptional regulator, with translation MTTKRPGRRPGASSTRDDILASARKLFSANGIDKTSIRSIAADAGVDSALIHHYFGTKLDLFREVVQLPVDPSVVLQPLRDIPVEELGVAIPRLIVPFWDSEFGASVLALFRSALSGADDGLVRVFFREVLVNIIAERVDNPAGTGVLRAEFAITQMAGILVGRYIMEVEPLASLTAEEIALTVGPNIQRYLTGELPGITP, from the coding sequence ATGACGACGAAGCGGCCGGGCCGTAGACCGGGTGCCAGTAGCACTCGCGACGATATTCTCGCCAGTGCTCGAAAGCTGTTTTCGGCCAATGGGATCGACAAGACGTCGATACGCTCTATCGCTGCCGACGCGGGCGTCGACTCCGCGCTCATCCATCACTACTTCGGGACGAAGCTTGATTTGTTCCGCGAGGTGGTGCAGTTGCCGGTCGACCCGAGTGTGGTATTACAGCCGCTGCGCGATATCCCGGTGGAAGAGCTGGGAGTTGCGATTCCCAGGCTCATCGTCCCGTTCTGGGATTCGGAATTCGGGGCCAGTGTGCTGGCACTGTTCCGTTCGGCGCTGTCCGGGGCCGACGACGGGTTGGTGCGGGTTTTCTTCCGCGAGGTTCTCGTGAACATCATCGCCGAACGTGTCGACAACCCCGCCGGCACCGGGGTGTTGCGTGCGGAGTTCGCGATCACGCAGATGGCCGGCATCTTGGTGGGACGCTACATCATGGAGGTCGAGCCGCTGGCTTCCCTGACGGCCGAGGAGATCGCGCTGACCGTGGGGCCGAACATTCAGCGGTATCTGACCGGCGAGCTGCCCGGTATCACGCCGTAA
- a CDS encoding Trm112 family protein has product MPLDAALLDILICPIDRGTLLLVGDDTDGLLYNPRLRKAYRIENSIPVLLPDEAREVTDEEHQRFTA; this is encoded by the coding sequence ATGCCTCTCGATGCCGCACTTCTGGACATTCTGATCTGCCCGATCGACCGTGGGACGCTCCTACTCGTCGGGGACGACACGGACGGTCTGCTGTACAACCCTCGCCTCCGCAAGGCCTACCGGATCGAAAACTCTATCCCCGTCCTGCTGCCCGATGAGGCGCGCGAGGTGACCGACGAGGAACACCAGCGCTTTACGGCGTGA
- a CDS encoding acyl-CoA synthetase, protein MSFNLSSLTKPVARLAATAQNGLEVLRLGGLETGSTASSHQIVESVPMYRLRRYFAPGSSETRDAGPVVLMVHPMMMAADMWDVTQDGGAVGILHRAGIDPWVIDFGSPDRMAGGMERTLSDHVVAVSDAIETVHRITGRQVHLAGYSQGGMFCYQTAALRKSRTIASIITFGSPVDATAAMPMGMPAGLSADIAEFMADHVFSRFSIPAWSARIGFQMLDPVKTIKGRLDFLRQLHDRDALLPREQQRKFLANEGWIAWSGPAIAELLRQFVVHNRMTTGGFTVNDRVVTLSDITCPVLAVVGEVDDIGQPASVRGILRAAPKADVYEFLIRAGHFGLVVGSTAVAQTWPTVSQWVQWREGEGSKPSSVDLMYEHEVGQLDRGGVPLTSRVAHGLSTTTEVAITAARTAGAAAAAANKSVKSIAVEAVRTLPRLTRLGQIHDHTRISMGRLMTEQARRTPHGECFLFDGRVHTYEAVDRRINNVVKGLIEVGVRQGVRVGILMETRPSALVAIAALSRLGAVAVLLPPDADLEVAVKLGEISELLTDPPNLPAAQDLPVHVLVLGGGESRDLSIPDDGSIIDMEKIDPDLVELPGWYRPDPGQARDLAFVMFSGTGTKLLPKQITNHRWALSAFGTASAATLSSNDTVYCLTPLHHQSGLLVSIGGAVAGGARIALSRGLDPDRFVQEVHQYGVSVVSYTWAMMNEVIDDPALALGAHHPVRLFIGSGMPAGLWRRVTEKFDPAHVVEFFATTDGEAVLANVSGTKVGSKGRPLPGGGRVRLAAYDPIEDVIIEGEDGFVQIAEPGEVGLLLAKPPGDVDPTAAVRRGVFAPGDTWVSSEFLFRRDEDGDFWMLDGRGTAIRNAHGVVYAEATSNALGALGAIDLVATYPVEAGETTVAVTAVVLRPGEALSPADLAEAFVTVPISERPDIIKVVPNLPLSASYRPSTTHLRAFGLPKPGRQTWHLDPESGSYHRLTAATYESLQGAAQ, encoded by the coding sequence TGTCCTTCAATCTCTCCTCCTTGACCAAGCCGGTCGCACGCCTGGCGGCCACCGCACAGAACGGGCTGGAGGTTCTGCGCCTGGGCGGACTCGAAACCGGCAGCACCGCCTCGTCACACCAGATCGTCGAGAGCGTGCCCATGTACCGGCTGCGCCGATACTTCGCGCCGGGTTCCTCCGAAACGCGGGACGCCGGGCCCGTGGTCCTCATGGTGCATCCGATGATGATGGCCGCCGACATGTGGGACGTCACCCAGGACGGCGGCGCCGTCGGCATCCTGCACCGAGCCGGCATCGATCCCTGGGTCATCGATTTCGGCAGCCCCGACCGGATGGCGGGCGGCATGGAGCGCACCCTGTCCGACCACGTCGTGGCGGTCAGCGATGCGATCGAGACCGTGCATCGCATCACCGGCCGCCAGGTACACCTGGCCGGCTATTCACAGGGCGGCATGTTCTGCTATCAGACTGCGGCGCTGCGTAAGTCGCGCACCATCGCGAGCATCATCACCTTCGGTTCGCCGGTCGACGCGACCGCCGCCATGCCCATGGGTATGCCGGCAGGGCTTTCCGCCGACATCGCCGAGTTCATGGCCGACCATGTATTCAGCCGATTCTCCATTCCGGCGTGGTCGGCCCGGATCGGGTTCCAGATGCTCGATCCGGTGAAGACCATCAAGGGTCGCCTCGATTTCCTGCGGCAGCTGCACGACCGCGACGCCCTGCTGCCACGCGAGCAGCAGCGCAAGTTCCTGGCCAACGAGGGTTGGATCGCCTGGTCCGGTCCCGCGATCGCGGAGCTGCTGCGACAGTTCGTGGTGCACAACCGCATGACCACCGGCGGGTTCACCGTCAACGATCGCGTGGTGACCCTCAGCGACATCACCTGCCCGGTGCTGGCGGTCGTGGGCGAGGTCGACGACATCGGACAGCCCGCGTCGGTGCGTGGCATCCTGCGTGCCGCCCCTAAGGCCGACGTGTACGAGTTCCTCATCCGCGCCGGTCATTTCGGCCTCGTGGTTGGTTCGACCGCGGTCGCTCAGACCTGGCCCACCGTCAGCCAGTGGGTGCAGTGGCGTGAGGGCGAGGGGTCCAAGCCATCGTCGGTGGACCTGATGTACGAGCACGAAGTCGGTCAACTGGACCGCGGCGGTGTCCCGCTCACCTCCCGTGTCGCGCACGGGCTGAGCACCACTACCGAGGTCGCCATCACGGCGGCCCGCACCGCCGGAGCAGCCGCAGCGGCCGCCAACAAATCGGTGAAATCCATTGCGGTCGAGGCGGTACGCACACTGCCGCGGTTGACACGCCTGGGCCAGATTCACGATCACACCCGAATCTCCATGGGCCGGTTGATGACCGAACAGGCACGGCGCACTCCGCACGGCGAATGCTTCCTGTTCGATGGCCGCGTACACACCTACGAGGCGGTGGATCGACGCATCAACAACGTGGTCAAGGGCCTGATCGAAGTGGGTGTGCGCCAGGGCGTTCGCGTCGGCATTCTCATGGAGACGCGTCCCAGCGCCCTGGTCGCCATTGCCGCGCTGTCACGTCTCGGCGCCGTCGCCGTCCTGCTGCCCCCGGACGCCGACCTGGAGGTCGCGGTCAAGCTGGGGGAGATCTCCGAGCTGCTCACTGATCCACCGAACCTTCCCGCTGCACAGGACCTTCCTGTCCACGTACTGGTGCTCGGCGGTGGCGAGTCGCGCGACCTGTCCATTCCCGACGACGGCTCGATCATCGACATGGAGAAGATCGACCCCGATCTGGTCGAGCTGCCCGGCTGGTACCGGCCGGACCCGGGCCAGGCCCGCGATCTGGCGTTTGTCATGTTCAGCGGCACCGGCACCAAGCTGCTGCCCAAGCAGATCACCAACCACCGCTGGGCGTTGTCGGCGTTCGGCACCGCGTCGGCCGCCACGCTGAGCTCCAATGACACCGTGTACTGCCTCACCCCGCTGCACCACCAATCCGGCCTGCTGGTCAGCATCGGTGGAGCGGTGGCCGGCGGTGCACGCATCGCCCTATCGCGCGGGCTGGATCCCGATCGATTCGTCCAGGAGGTCCACCAGTACGGCGTCAGCGTGGTCTCCTACACCTGGGCGATGATGAACGAGGTGATCGACGATCCGGCGCTGGCTCTCGGCGCGCATCATCCCGTTCGTCTGTTCATCGGATCCGGAATGCCCGCGGGCCTGTGGCGACGGGTCACCGAGAAGTTCGATCCCGCACACGTCGTCGAGTTCTTCGCGACAACCGACGGCGAGGCGGTGCTGGCCAACGTGTCCGGCACCAAGGTCGGCAGCAAGGGTCGCCCGCTGCCCGGCGGCGGCAGGGTTCGACTGGCCGCCTACGACCCCATCGAGGACGTGATCATCGAGGGGGAAGACGGCTTCGTGCAGATCGCCGAGCCCGGTGAGGTCGGCCTGCTCCTGGCCAAACCCCCGGGAGATGTGGATCCCACCGCTGCGGTACGGCGCGGTGTGTTTGCGCCCGGCGACACCTGGGTGTCCTCCGAGTTCCTTTTCCGTCGCGACGAAGACGGTGACTTCTGGATGCTGGACGGCCGCGGCACGGCCATCCGCAACGCACACGGCGTCGTGTACGCCGAGGCCACGAGTAATGCGCTGGGAGCACTGGGCGCCATTGATCTGGTCGCGACGTATCCGGTGGAGGCCGGCGAGACAACCGTGGCCGTCACCGCGGTGGTGCTGCGTCCGGGTGAGGCGCTATCGCCCGCCGACCTGGCAGAAGCCTTTGTCACCGTCCCCATCTCCGAGCGGCCGGACATCATCAAGGTGGTGCCCAATCTGCCGTTGAGCGCCTCGTATCGTCCGTCGACCACCCATCTGCGGGCATTCGGGTTGCCGAAGCCTGGGCGCCAAACCTGGCACCTCGATCCGGAATCGGGTTCTTACCACCGGCTTACCGCCGCCACGTACGAGTCTCTCCAAGGTGCCGCGCAGTAG